A part of Bufo bufo chromosome 7, aBufBuf1.1, whole genome shotgun sequence genomic DNA contains:
- the LOC121007399 gene encoding uncharacterized protein LOC121007399: MASLKSTVVVLLGMFLVVNCQNFIKNSKEMNPEGRLFISEVNPDNPGYDTSEFIELHHTSGQNVSLDGFTLVFYNGKTNTAYKVVNLSGYSTDKKGFFLIGSSSLRPVPNIVLPPNTIQNGLDAIALYFGKGPYYVSMHVTREGLVDVLVHKTKSTDQADGLVNTLTPGMEAFWEDADFHITDESIGRCLDEDGQLIFQLTHPSPGRENFCRVSLVVLNEVSSPYAEDLYVEIHGPPSTFLQGMSLAFISAMDQLVYYASDIRGQTDANGLFLLASGKQDHRAQQALPNSTRLLTKGGGAVALYLGKSSEVVQNKRYNTSGLINAVVYGDYEDMAAHPLQDLTIGNSIIYWHTWDVNISASLCNVGEDPKFILGGSTPGQPNNCPQSYHTVRLCFQITADCSEWEGDQVSSKVLSAVVRSWQSVCKCHVSSSLFTDANLTCQSHQLILHVRPNATLSPQNDELDIVPPFVLMGRVITVQNKNATFTVCPQPSDLPTSPPARPTKSPYVLLISEVNPNTPGSAEDTEFVELYHTSSSSVSLAGYWLVLFNGKNNLAYSVLNLKGHYTDKNGYFLVGSAKMTPKPHILLRPNTIQNGADAVALFYRPAKQYGVNMPVTEDGLVDAVVYVSQAKDDASGLLNVLTPGQEAVHEDEKFLVEDESLSRCYGFAPLDHSSFQITKITPLTKNDCDTVLPSTTPYETSRRSTSTPMTLSISEVGVLQGSMPYDFIELKGPPGAPVEDHTLVLYSSDGKVYYRIGLQGKISDDGFYLISNNETSDQQLPLISRPRILSPEALAVYRGCPESFPVGSFMTKKDILDAFIFSWENSSSTEILKDLTLHSVTFYETKPLVSVSLCAHPSGSSPVILPVQQPSPGSENICPSAITAIQLDLCINGASIDCSEWQTGSQSAVDSLKIGLSQSAQQHCSCTAPPAYIQDVNVTCRQERLSISGNVLSARSDQHLVQRWNADLLSQGDTFTLQGSSMGSSGCFIQMKTGSFKAWQVSLLVLLLLLMICGFIGFIIYLRKRTPQNYTTIEMNPHTDLTADY, from the exons ATGGCATCTTTGAAGTCAACAGTGGTTGTATTACTTGGGATGTTCTTGGTCGTCAATTGTCAGAACTTTATAAAAAACTCCAAGGAGATGAATCCAGAAGGACGACTCTTCATCAGTGAAGTAAACCCAGATAACCCTGGGTACGACACTAGCGAGTTTATTGAGCTTCATCATACCAGTGGCCAAAATGTCTCCCTCGATGGCTTCACACTGGTCTTCTATAATGGAAAAACCAACACAGCCTATAAAGTGGTCAACTTATCAGGATACTCCACAGATAAGAAAGGGTTCTTCCTCATTGGGTCTTCTAGCCTTAGACCAGTTCCCAATATTGTCCTCCCACCCAACACCATCCAGAATGGACTTGATGCCATCGCTCTTTATTTTGGAAAAGGACCTTACTATGTGTCAATGCACGTGACCCGTGAAGGGTTAGTGGACGTCTTGGTGCACAAGACCAAGAGCACAGACCAGGCTGATGGTCTCGTCAACACCCTGACACCAGGAATGGAGGCCTTCTGGGAGGACGCTGACTTTCACATCACAGATGAGTCCATAGGGAGGTGCTTGGACGAAGATGGACAACTCATCTTCCAACTGACGCACCCGTCGCCGGGCAGAGAGAATTTCTGTAGGGTGTCTTTAGTCGTGCTGAATGAAGTTTCATCTCCTTACGCCGAAGATTTATACGTAGAAATCCATGGGCCGCCATCCACCTTTCTCCAAGGCATGAGCCTGGCATTTATTAGCGCAATGGATCAACTGGTCTATTACGCTTCGGATATAAGAGGTCAAACCGATGCCAATGGGTTGTTTTTGCTGGCAAGTGGAAAGCAGGATCACAGAG CTCAGCAGGCCCTGCCCAACAGCACTCGCTTGCTCACCAAGGGTGGCGGTGCGGTGGCTCTGTACTTGGGGAAGAGCAGTGAAGTCGTGCAGAACAAGCGATACAATACCAGCGGATTGATCAATGCTGTGGTGTATGGTGACTACGAGGACATGGCCGCTCACCCCCTTCAGGACCTGACCATAGGCAATAGTAtcatttactggcacacatg GGATGTAAACATTTCTGCCAGCCTGTGTAATGTGGGTGAGGACCCCAAGTTTATACTCGGAGGTAGCACTCCAGGACAGCCAAATAATTGCCCCCAGAGCTATCACACTGTGAGGCTGTGCTTCCAGATTACTGCAG ATTGCTCTGAATGGGAAGGAGACCAAGTCTCCTCTAAGGTTCTGAGTGCGGTGGTCCGGTCCTGGCAGTCCGTCTGCAAATGTCACGTATCTTCAAGCCTATTTACAG ATGCCAACCTGACGTGCCAGTCCCACCAGTTAATTCTTCATGTCCGACCGAACGCCACCTTATCTCCTCAGAATGATGAACTTGACATTGTCCCGCCGTTTGTATTAATGGGGAGAGTGATAACTGTGCAGAACAAGAATGCCACCTTCACCGTCTGCCCACAACCCAGTGACCTGCCGACATCACCTCCAG CTCGACCGACCAAATCTCCTTATGTTCTTCTAATTAGTGAAGTGAACCCTAATACCCCGGGATCGGCTGAAGATACTGAATTTGTGGAGCTTTACCACACAAGCAGCAGCTCGGTCAGCCTGGCTGGATACTGGCTAGTGCTCTTCAATGGGAAGAACAATTTGGCATACAGCGTCCTGAACCTCAAGGGCCACTACACAGATAAAAATGGCTACTTCCTAGTAGGCAGTGCCAAGATGACACCTAAACCTCACATTCTCTTACGTCCTAACACCATACAGAATGGAGCAGATGCGGTTGCCTTGTTTTACCGTCCGGCAAAGCAATATGGGGTCAACATGCCTGTGACAGAAGATGGCCTTGTGGACGCTGTAGTATACGTTTCACAAGCCAAGGATGATGCTTCGGGCCTTTTAAATGTCTTAACCCCAGGACAGGAGGCTGTACATGAAGATGAAAAATTCCTTGTGGAGGACGAGTCTTTGAGCCGTTGCTATGGGTTTGCTCCATTGGACCACTCCAGCTTTCAG ATCACTAAGATTACCCCTCTTACGAAGAACGACTGCGATACTGTGTTACCGTCCACAACTCCATATGAGACCTCAAGACGGTCAACTTCCACCCCCATGACGCTTTCAATCAGTGAGGTGGGGGTGTTGCAGGGATCTATGCCATACGACTTCATTGAACTCAAGGGACCCCCCGGAGCCCCAGTTGAGGATCATACATTGGTCCTGTATTCTAGCGATGGGAAGGTCTATTATAGGATTGGTTTGCAAGGCAAAATCTCAGATGATGGGTTCTATCTCATCAGCAACAATGAAACTAGTG ACCAGCAGCTTCCTCTGATCTCCCGACCACGCATTCTTAGCCCTGAGGCCCTGGCTGTCTACAGGGGGTGCCCTGAGTCATTCCCTGTTGGGTCCTTCATGACGAAGAAAGATATTTTGGACGCCTTTATTTTTTCATGGGAAAATAGCTCAAGTACAGAAATTCTAAAAGATTTAACTCTACACAGTGTTACCTTCTACGAAACTAAACC ATTGGTGTCAGTGAGTCTCTGTGCTCACCCTAGCGGATCCTCTCCTGTTATTCTGCCTGTCCAACAACCAAGCCCAGGCTCCGAAAATATCTGTCCTTCTGCCATCACTGCAATACAGCTCGACCTTTGCATCAATGGCGCCAGCATCG ATTGCTCTGAATGGCAGACAGGGAGTCAAAGTGCTGTGGATAGCCTGAAGATCGGCCTCAGCCAGTCCGCGCAGCAGCACTGTTCATGTACCGCCCCACCAGCCTATATTCAAG ATGTGAATGTTACATGTCGCCAGGAAAGGCTTTCCATCTCTGGCAACGTCTTGAGCGCACGCAGCGACCAGCACCTCGTACAAAGATGGAACGCAGACCTGCTCAGCCAGGGAGACACATTCACCTTGCAAGGCTCCTCCATGGGCTCCTCGGGGTGCTTCATTCAAATGAAGACAG